A region from the Rheinheimera mangrovi genome encodes:
- the dolP gene encoding division/outer membrane stress-associated lipid-binding lipoprotein, with amino-acid sequence MLNKLMLVLLTSWLLQGCAAAVLAGGATAVTSAGDPRTLGSQIDDKSIQVKVIRALDENPETKKKGNINMTSYNGIVLLTGQVPNERVREVAAELSRVEGVKDVHNQLRVASEISFATGSKDSWITTRIKGKFLADKNVSGLNIKVVTENGEVFLMGLVSQQEAERAVNLARNVDGVARVIKAFEYKDQ; translated from the coding sequence ATGTTGAATAAATTAATGCTGGTGTTACTGACCAGTTGGTTATTACAAGGCTGTGCGGCAGCTGTATTGGCAGGCGGAGCAACAGCAGTGACTTCTGCCGGCGATCCACGCACTCTGGGTAGTCAGATTGACGATAAAAGTATTCAGGTCAAAGTGATCCGGGCCTTAGACGAAAACCCGGAAACCAAGAAAAAGGGCAATATCAATATGACCAGTTACAACGGCATAGTGCTGTTAACAGGTCAGGTGCCAAATGAACGGGTACGTGAAGTCGCGGCCGAACTGTCCAGAGTCGAAGGTGTTAAAGATGTGCATAACCAGCTACGTGTAGCCAGCGAAATCAGTTTTGCTACAGGCAGCAAAGACAGCTGGATCACCACACGTATCAAAGGTAAATTTCTGGCCGATAAAAACGTCAGCGGTTTGAATATCAAAGTAGTCACCGAAAACGGTGAAGTGTTTTTAATGGGTCTGGTCAGTCAGCAAGAAGCTGAAAGAGCCGTTAACTTAGCACGCAACGTTGATGGCGTAGCTCGCGTTATTAAAGCTTTTGAATACAAGGATCAGTAG
- a CDS encoding D-sedoheptulose-7-phosphate isomerase: MQDHIRQLFTENIQTMIATAEALSEPIENAAASLVNCLINGGKVICCGEGASAALATHFAQLLLDQFEAERPCLPAFALLSNNSSLQPGNQENPDHLARQVRALGQSGDVLVAISMTGEEHNLIKAVEAALTKDMTVVALTVDNSGELSGLLGNQDTELKVPAHRPARVFECYTFLLHALCELIDITLFPQQGDL; this comes from the coding sequence ATGCAAGACCATATCAGGCAACTTTTTACTGAAAATATTCAAACCATGATAGCAACAGCCGAAGCTTTGTCTGAGCCTATCGAAAACGCCGCCGCCAGTCTGGTGAACTGCCTGATCAACGGTGGCAAAGTAATATGTTGTGGCGAAGGTGCATCAGCAGCTTTAGCCACTCATTTTGCTCAGCTGTTATTGGATCAGTTTGAAGCCGAACGGCCTTGTTTACCCGCTTTTGCCTTGTTAAGTAATAACTCCAGCTTACAACCAGGTAATCAGGAAAACCCTGATCATCTGGCGCGCCAGGTGCGGGCTTTGGGTCAATCCGGTGATGTGCTGGTCGCCATTTCAATGACAGGTGAAGAACATAATCTGATCAAAGCTGTTGAAGCCGCCTTAACCAAAGATATGACTGTGGTGGCTTTAACTGTAGATAACAGTGGTGAATTATCGGGTTTACTGGGCAACCAGGATACTGAATTAAAGGTGCCGGCGCACAGACCGGCGCGGGTGTTTGAGTGTTATACCTTTTTACTGCACGCGTTATGCGAACTGATCGACATAACTCTGTTTCCGCAACAAGGAGATCTTTGA
- a CDS encoding YraN family protein has product MSKSTGQFYEQQALVFLQQQGLQLVQQNYSCRFGEIDLVMREQQRLVFVEVKFRRSNHFGGAAAAVTLSKQQKLTRTAQCYLQSVGQQHCRFDVVAITEQPADICWIKNAFAGTAN; this is encoded by the coding sequence ATGAGCAAAAGCACTGGGCAGTTTTATGAACAACAAGCCTTAGTGTTTTTACAGCAACAAGGCTTACAGCTGGTGCAGCAAAACTACAGTTGTCGCTTTGGTGAAATTGATTTAGTGATGCGTGAGCAACAAAGGTTGGTTTTTGTGGAAGTGAAATTCAGGCGCAGCAACCATTTTGGTGGTGCTGCTGCGGCCGTGACCTTAAGCAAACAACAAAAACTAACCCGCACAGCTCAGTGTTATTTACAAAGTGTTGGCCAACAACATTGCCGTTTTGATGTAGTGGCCATAACCGAACAGCCAGCAGATATTTGCTGGATTAAGAACGCTTTTGCAGGAACAGCTAACTAA
- a CDS encoding penicillin-binding protein activator produces MFLSLYLCIVKSSKLKPLILLGSAIALASCSSTPEQTAPVKRAPLVKPAPQAEEEVEIVKIAKPLSGADFIEQAGQQQGSEQQWQLLEAAKAHLQQGEIEQALAISRVLAQQAAPEVQQANLLAFFQGLVAAGDHEDIEKFSSQYSLRSFRAEDKAAYLQSLAQYQSSRREPDKAVNTYLQLLTLQPEQTQYQSALWQQLGMLTPDQLEKVRQSSDPTAQGWAQLLQLHQQHLGNTPALTQAISDWQQQYSNLPSLQQLPAEIQQLSAVDAFSPQTIAVLLPFSSNFRQHAEAIQQGILAASANQQARLIFIDSQTDTAALKQQLAAEQVDFVIGPLLREQVDVISQQADWTIPTLFLNGKTDLVQQSADKFYFSLSVEDEAHQMAMLFKQKNYKQPVLMASRNPLSQRMAEQFGRDWKQIAGKEPEVYWFADQAGMESTIKQLLETAASEQRIREISQLAGESVKAEPHSRQDIDAIYLLADPSQTRLLKPYIDVSVAPTKTTVPVYASSRSHQKSAEFTDRRDLQGLTFTEMPWMLSTGQQQEFRQQFEQLFPQQDETLQRLFAMGYDSYHLIFRLKQQQQFPALRYQGLTGNLALSTGGQVQRQLTWGKYSKDGLLTPRTP; encoded by the coding sequence ATGTTTCTTTCATTGTACCTGTGCATTGTGAAATCCAGCAAACTGAAGCCACTTATTCTTTTAGGCAGCGCTATAGCGTTAGCCAGTTGTTCTTCCACTCCAGAGCAAACTGCTCCGGTAAAACGAGCTCCGCTCGTCAAACCTGCTCCGCAAGCAGAAGAAGAAGTAGAAATCGTTAAAATCGCAAAGCCGTTGTCTGGCGCCGACTTTATTGAACAAGCTGGCCAACAACAAGGTTCAGAGCAGCAATGGCAGTTGCTTGAAGCGGCCAAAGCGCATTTGCAGCAAGGCGAAATAGAACAGGCATTAGCCATTAGCAGAGTTCTGGCACAGCAAGCTGCACCCGAAGTACAGCAGGCTAATTTATTAGCTTTTTTTCAAGGCCTAGTCGCAGCTGGCGATCATGAAGATATTGAAAAATTCAGCAGCCAGTACTCGTTAAGATCATTCAGAGCTGAAGACAAAGCTGCTTATTTGCAAAGCCTGGCACAGTACCAAAGCAGCAGAAGAGAACCGGATAAAGCGGTTAACACTTACCTGCAGCTGCTGACATTGCAACCAGAGCAAACACAATACCAAAGCGCATTGTGGCAACAATTGGGTATGCTGACACCTGACCAATTAGAAAAGGTGCGTCAAAGCTCTGATCCAACAGCTCAGGGTTGGGCCCAATTACTGCAACTGCATCAGCAGCATTTAGGTAATACTCCGGCTTTAACTCAGGCAATCAGCGACTGGCAGCAACAATACTCAAACCTGCCGTCTTTGCAGCAACTGCCGGCTGAAATTCAGCAGTTAAGCGCAGTCGATGCGTTTTCGCCGCAAACTATTGCAGTATTGCTGCCTTTTAGCAGTAACTTCCGCCAGCACGCTGAAGCCATTCAACAGGGAATTCTGGCGGCATCTGCCAACCAGCAAGCCCGTTTAATTTTTATCGACAGCCAAACAGACACTGCAGCACTGAAACAGCAGCTGGCTGCCGAACAAGTGGATTTTGTGATTGGGCCTTTGCTCAGAGAACAAGTAGATGTCATTTCACAACAAGCAGATTGGACCATTCCAACCTTGTTTTTAAATGGCAAAACCGACTTAGTGCAACAATCTGCCGACAAGTTTTATTTTTCACTCAGTGTAGAAGATGAAGCGCACCAAATGGCCATGCTGTTTAAGCAAAAAAACTATAAACAACCTGTGCTGATGGCGTCCCGCAATCCGCTAAGTCAGCGAATGGCTGAACAATTTGGCCGTGATTGGAAACAAATAGCGGGTAAAGAGCCGGAAGTCTATTGGTTTGCTGATCAGGCGGGCATGGAAAGCACCATCAAACAATTACTGGAAACCGCTGCCAGTGAGCAGCGTATCCGCGAAATCAGTCAGTTAGCTGGTGAAAGTGTCAAAGCTGAACCTCATAGTCGTCAGGATATAGACGCTATATATTTACTGGCCGACCCATCGCAAACCCGTTTATTGAAACCCTACATTGATGTGTCAGTAGCTCCGACTAAAACCACAGTGCCTGTGTACGCCAGTTCACGCAGCCATCAGAAATCAGCAGAGTTCACCGACCGCCGTGACTTACAGGGCTTAACTTTTACCGAAATGCCATGGATGCTTAGTACTGGCCAGCAGCAAGAATTCCGTCAGCAATTTGAGCAGCTGTTTCCACAGCAGGATGAAACTCTGCAGCGTTTGTTTGCTATGGGTTACGACTCCTACCACTTAATTTTCCGTTTAAAGCAGCAACAGCAGTTCCCTGCCCTGCGTTATCAGGGCTTAACAGGTAATCTGGCCTTATCCACAGGCGGACAGGTTCAGCGACAGTTAACCTGGGGCAAATACAGTAAGGATGGTTTGCTGACACCACGGACGCCATAA